A DNA window from Stutzerimonas stutzeri contains the following coding sequences:
- a CDS encoding LysR substrate-binding domain-containing protein, whose product MKTNLDEMLVFVSVVDSGSISAAAVQLDQTASGVSRALSRLEEKLAVTLLRRTTRRLELTEEGEVFLAQARRILASVEEAEEQMALRRQTPAGRLRINTASPFMLHVIAPLIGDFRARYPQIELELYSDDRIIDLLERRTDLAIRIGPLPDSSLHARPLCHTMRRVLASPAYLQRHGMPQSVEALAGHSLIGFTEPDRLNDWPLRHALGESWRIVPALRASSGDTVRELALAGEGLVCLSDFMTDKDRERGDLVEVLAGQRVDVRQPINAVYYRNTALASRIACFLDYLSERLGMGASRD is encoded by the coding sequence ATGAAAACCAACCTCGACGAAATGCTCGTCTTTGTCAGCGTGGTCGACAGTGGCTCGATCAGCGCTGCGGCCGTGCAGCTGGATCAGACGGCCTCCGGCGTCAGCCGGGCATTGAGTCGCCTGGAGGAGAAGCTGGCGGTGACGCTGTTGCGCCGTACCACACGACGCCTTGAGCTGACCGAGGAGGGCGAGGTGTTCCTGGCGCAGGCGCGGCGCATTCTGGCCAGCGTGGAGGAGGCCGAGGAGCAGATGGCGCTGCGCCGGCAGACACCGGCCGGGCGGTTGCGGATCAACACCGCCTCGCCGTTCATGCTGCATGTGATCGCGCCGCTGATCGGCGACTTCCGCGCGCGCTACCCGCAGATCGAGCTGGAGCTGTACAGCGACGATCGCATCATCGATCTGCTGGAGCGGCGTACCGATCTGGCCATCCGTATCGGCCCGCTGCCGGATTCCAGCCTGCATGCGCGACCGCTGTGCCACACCATGCGCCGGGTACTGGCGAGCCCGGCTTATCTGCAACGGCATGGCATGCCGCAGAGCGTCGAAGCGCTGGCCGGGCACAGCCTGATCGGCTTTACCGAGCCGGACCGGCTCAACGACTGGCCGCTGCGCCATGCGTTGGGCGAAAGCTGGCGGATCGTCCCGGCGCTGCGCGCATCCAGTGGCGATACGGTGCGCGAACTGGCACTGGCCGGCGAGGGGCTGGTATGCCTGTCCGATTTCATGACCGACAAGGACCGCGAGCGCGGCGATCTGGTAGAGGTGTTGGCGGGGCAGCGTGTCGATGTGCGGCAACCGATCAATGCGGTGTACTACCGCAATACGGCGCTGGCCTCGCGCATCGCCTGCTTTCTGGATTATCTGAGTGAGCGCCTTGGGATGGGCGCGTCGCGCGACTGA